The following DNA comes from Winogradskyella sp. PG-2.
TAAGAAGTCTAAGACACCTGTTTTAGATAATTTCGGAAGAGACTTAACTGTACTTGCCGAAGAAGGAAAATTAGATCCTGTAGTAGGAAGAGAAAAAGAAATACAACGTGTTTCTCAAATTTTAAGTAGAAGAAAGAAAAACAACCCTTTGTTAATAGGAGAACCTGGTGTTGGTAAATCTGCAATAGCTGAAGGCCTTGCCTTACGTATTGTAAAACGAAAAGTTTCTCGTACACTTTTTAATAAACGTGTGGTAACCTTAGATTTAGCAAGCTTAGTTGCAGGAACTAAATATAGAGGTCAGTTTGAAGAACGCATGAAAGCTGTAATGAATGAGCTTGAAAAGAATGACGATATTATTCTTTTTATAGATGAGATTCATACCATTGTTGGTGCTGGTGGAGCAACCGGAAGTTTAGACGCTTCAAACATGTTTAAACCAGCTCTAGCAAGAGGCGAAATACAATGTATAGGTGCTACAACTTTAGATGAATACAGACAGTATATAGAAAAAGATGGTGCCTTAGAACGTCGTTTTCAAAAAGTAATTGTTGAACCAACTTCTGTTGAAGAGACTATTGAAATCCTTAACAACATTAAAAGTAAATACGAAGAGCATCATAATGTTGATTATACAGACGAAGCTATTGAAGCTTGTGTGAAATTAACTAATCGTTATATGACAGAGCGATTCCTTCCAGATAAAGCTATTGATGCTTTAGACGAAGCTGGATCACGTGTCCATATTACTAATATTGATGTACCAAAGCAAATTCTTGAATTAGAAAAGAACCTTGAAGAGGTTAAAGAAACTAAAAATAGTGTCGTTAAAAAACAAAAATATGAAGAGGCTGCAAAGCTTAGAGATGATGAAAAACGACTTGAAAAAGAATTAGCTAGTGCTCAAGAGAAATGGGAAGAAGAAACCAAACAACATCGTGAGGTCGTTTCAGAAGATAATGTAGCAGATGTTGTTTCTATGATGACTGGTATTCCTGTGAACAAAATTGCCCAGACCGAAATTAATAAGTTATCTCAGTTACCAGATTTAATAAAAGGCAAAGTAATAGGTCAAGATCAAGCTGTTGCAAAGGTTGTCAAAGCTATTCAGAGAAACAGAGCTGGACTTAAAGACCCTAACAAGCCAATTGGCTCATTTATATTTTTAGGACAAACTGGTGTTGGTAAAACGCAGTTAGCTAAAGTTTTAGCTCGTGAGTTATTTGACAGCGATGATGCCTTAGTAAGAATTGACATGAGTGAATACATGGAAAAATTTGCTATATCTCGTTTAATTGGTGCACCTCCTGGATATGTGGGTTACGAAGAAGGTGGTCAACTTACAGAAAAGATAAGACGAAAGCCTTATGCTGTTGTGCTTTTAGATGAAATTGAAAAAGCGCATCCAGATGTATTTAACATGTTACTGCAAGTTCTAGATGACGGATATCTAACAGATAGTCTAGGTCGTAAAATTGATTTTAGAAATACAATCATAATTATGACATCAAATATCGGAGCCCGTAAACTAAAAGATTTTGGAACTGGTGTTGGTTTTGGGACTTCTGCAAAAGAAGCACAAGAAACAGATTATGCAAAAGCTGTGATTGAAAACGCTCTTAAAAAAGCATTTGCACCAGAATTCTTAAACAGAATTGATGACGTTATTGTATTCAATGCTTTAGAGAAGGAGGATATTAATAAAATTATAGATATTGAATTAGTTAAGCTTATTGACAGAATAAAA
Coding sequences within:
- a CDS encoding ATP-dependent Clp protease ATP-binding subunit → MDDNFSPRVKDVIAYSKEEALRLGHDFIGTEHLMLGLLRDGNGKAIDILSSLDVDLNHLRRKVEILSPANPNIVTTSNEKKNLHLTRQAERALKTTFLEAKLFQSTSINTAHLLLCILRNENDPTTKLLNKLKVDYDNVKEEFKSMITSEDDFLDTPKAESFSDDDINEQDDDAKQNPFGGQSSKTNKKSKTPVLDNFGRDLTVLAEEGKLDPVVGREKEIQRVSQILSRRKKNNPLLIGEPGVGKSAIAEGLALRIVKRKVSRTLFNKRVVTLDLASLVAGTKYRGQFEERMKAVMNELEKNDDIILFIDEIHTIVGAGGATGSLDASNMFKPALARGEIQCIGATTLDEYRQYIEKDGALERRFQKVIVEPTSVEETIEILNNIKSKYEEHHNVDYTDEAIEACVKLTNRYMTERFLPDKAIDALDEAGSRVHITNIDVPKQILELEKNLEEVKETKNSVVKKQKYEEAAKLRDDEKRLEKELASAQEKWEEETKQHREVVSEDNVADVVSMMTGIPVNKIAQTEINKLSQLPDLIKGKVIGQDQAVAKVVKAIQRNRAGLKDPNKPIGSFIFLGQTGVGKTQLAKVLARELFDSDDALVRIDMSEYMEKFAISRLIGAPPGYVGYEEGGQLTEKIRRKPYAVVLLDEIEKAHPDVFNMLLQVLDDGYLTDSLGRKIDFRNTIIIMTSNIGARKLKDFGTGVGFGTSAKEAQETDYAKAVIENALKKAFAPEFLNRIDDVIVFNALEKEDINKIIDIELVKLIDRIKDLGYTLKLTDKAKDYIAEKGFDKQYGARPLNRAIQKYVEDALAEEIINSKIHEGDNITMDLDSKTDELKIKIKSSSKTTES